A genomic stretch from Georgenia muralis includes:
- a CDS encoding pilus assembly protein TadG-related protein, with product MQRLNCQRDRGAVAVVVALLMVAIIGTAAVSVDVANMWSDKRQLQNGADAAALAIAQECASGTCGGNPTDTAKEFAVLNKNDRLANAEVELDTAAGKVRVVTKADTDHWFAPIFGLDSSEVGAAATAAWGPAGSATSALPLTFSVCEIAAMTDGSFQETPSGSGNWELKYNSTQTTTIYLDHPGSSKDGSDGCTSTSSGAEIPGGFSWITDGLDACTAFTAIGYPVPSDTGNPGPGECSADYLQTLIGHDVVLPIFGESGGSGSGGSYTIYGYVGFTLEGLFLQTQGNGPIALGDSSGCNAGNGQCIRGKFTKISDGTGTSSPTAPNTGASNVRLTD from the coding sequence ATGCAACGGTTGAACTGCCAGAGGGACCGCGGAGCGGTTGCCGTTGTTGTCGCACTGCTCATGGTCGCGATCATCGGCACCGCTGCGGTATCCGTGGATGTAGCCAACATGTGGTCGGACAAGCGTCAGCTCCAAAATGGAGCCGATGCCGCTGCTCTAGCGATTGCGCAAGAGTGCGCCTCTGGGACCTGCGGCGGCAACCCGACCGACACCGCCAAGGAATTCGCTGTCCTCAACAAGAACGACAGGCTTGCCAACGCAGAGGTCGAGCTCGACACGGCTGCTGGCAAGGTCAGAGTGGTAACGAAGGCAGATACCGACCACTGGTTCGCTCCCATCTTCGGCCTGGACAGTAGTGAGGTCGGTGCGGCAGCTACCGCCGCTTGGGGCCCTGCTGGCAGCGCCACCTCGGCACTGCCGCTGACCTTCTCCGTGTGCGAAATTGCCGCCATGACGGACGGGTCGTTTCAAGAGACGCCAAGCGGTTCCGGCAACTGGGAGCTCAAGTACAACTCTACTCAGACCACGACGATCTACCTCGACCACCCTGGTTCGAGCAAGGACGGAAGCGACGGTTGCACGTCCACATCGAGCGGGGCAGAGATCCCAGGAGGATTCTCGTGGATCACCGATGGCCTTGACGCTTGCACCGCATTTACGGCGATCGGCTATCCCGTTCCGAGTGACACCGGGAACCCTGGACCCGGCGAGTGCAGTGCGGATTACTTGCAGACTCTGATCGGGCACGATGTCGTTCTTCCCATCTTTGGAGAGAGTGGCGGATCTGGATCGGGCGGCTCTTACACCATCTACGGGTACGTGGGCTTTACCCTTGAAGGCCTCTTCCTTCAGACGCAGGGAAACGGGCCAATTGCGTTGGGTGACAGCAGCGGCTGCAACGCCGGAAATGGTCAGTGCATCCGCGGGAAGTTTACGAAGATCTCCGACGGAACCGGCACCTCTTCCCCCACCGCCCCCAACACCGGGGCATCCAATGTTCGACTGACGGATTGA
- a CDS encoding TadE/TadG family type IV pilus assembly protein translates to MRGIRHQCEKGAAAVEFALLVPVLVALLLGIVEFGRAYNVQSTISGAAREGVREYALHNDASAAEDAVRFFAASLDQGALTVTANPSCPPAGGDARTTVTVTYDFDFITGWFGNGLTLTGMGTMRCNG, encoded by the coding sequence GTGAGAGGGATACGTCACCAGTGCGAGAAGGGTGCCGCAGCGGTCGAGTTCGCGTTGCTCGTTCCGGTGCTCGTTGCGCTTCTCCTGGGCATCGTGGAGTTCGGCCGTGCCTACAACGTCCAGAGCACCATCTCTGGAGCCGCACGTGAAGGCGTGCGCGAGTACGCCCTTCACAATGACGCATCTGCAGCCGAGGACGCGGTGCGATTCTTCGCCGCATCCCTTGACCAAGGTGCGTTGACGGTGACCGCCAACCCATCCTGCCCACCTGCGGGCGGGGATGCACGCACGACTGTCACCGTGACGTATGACTTCGATTTCATAACAGGTTGGTTCGGAAACGGCCTGACCTTGACCGGCATGGGGACAATGAGATGCAACGGTTGA
- a CDS encoding IS256 family transposase, with product MDAAVRAAETEDVPTDDPQPSRPEKSARQLREELVSDDLIERLVKQAGAEGVALTGQGGFLPELIRSVLERGLAAELDDHLGYAKGERAGRGNSRNGSTPKTVETEIGPVPLATPRDRDGSFNPRLVPKGQRRLGGLDEMIISLYAGGMTVRDIQAHLARTLGTDLSHETIANITDAVTEEVIAWQSRPLDPVYPVVFLDALVVKVRHDAHVVNRAAHIAVGIDTDGIKHVLGIWVQSGEGAKFWAGVCAQLANRGVKDILIACCDGLPGLPEAIEATWPNTIVQTCVVHLIRAANRYLAYGDRKAFSAGLRRVYTAPDADAAETALLELAETDLGRKYPAAIAVWQRAWERFTPFLAFPPEVRRVIYTTNTIESLNYQLRKIIKNRGHFPSDDAVIKLLWLAITDIEDKRARQRAKEAGLPANRRKAAGRLVEGATTEGWNAALNQLELLYPDRLAGHINQ from the coding sequence ATGGACGCGGCCGTGCGGGCCGCCGAGACTGAGGACGTGCCCACCGACGACCCGCAACCGAGTCGGCCGGAGAAGAGTGCCCGGCAGCTGCGTGAGGAGCTGGTCAGCGACGACCTGATCGAGCGCCTGGTCAAGCAGGCCGGCGCCGAGGGGGTCGCGCTGACCGGGCAGGGCGGGTTCCTGCCCGAGCTGATCCGCTCGGTCCTCGAACGCGGCCTGGCCGCCGAGCTCGACGACCACCTCGGCTACGCCAAGGGCGAGCGGGCCGGGCGTGGGAACTCGCGCAACGGGAGCACCCCGAAGACGGTCGAGACCGAGATCGGGCCGGTCCCGCTGGCGACCCCGCGGGACCGGGACGGCTCGTTCAACCCCCGCCTGGTCCCCAAGGGCCAGCGCCGTCTCGGGGGCCTGGACGAGATGATCATCAGCCTCTACGCCGGCGGGATGACGGTCCGGGACATCCAGGCCCACCTGGCCCGGACGCTGGGGACTGATCTGTCCCACGAGACGATCGCGAACATCACCGACGCCGTGACCGAGGAGGTCATCGCCTGGCAGTCCCGCCCGCTGGACCCGGTCTACCCCGTCGTCTTCCTCGACGCCCTGGTCGTCAAGGTCCGCCACGACGCCCACGTGGTCAACCGGGCCGCGCACATCGCGGTCGGGATCGACACCGACGGGATCAAGCACGTCCTGGGCATCTGGGTCCAGTCCGGCGAGGGCGCGAAGTTCTGGGCCGGGGTCTGCGCCCAGCTCGCCAACCGGGGCGTCAAAGACATCCTGATCGCCTGCTGTGACGGCCTGCCGGGCCTGCCCGAGGCGATCGAGGCGACCTGGCCGAACACGATCGTCCAGACCTGCGTGGTCCACCTGATCCGGGCCGCGAACCGCTACCTCGCCTACGGCGACCGCAAGGCCTTCTCCGCCGGGCTGCGCCGGGTCTACACCGCCCCCGACGCCGACGCCGCCGAGACCGCCCTGCTCGAGCTCGCCGAGACCGACCTGGGGCGCAAGTACCCGGCCGCGATCGCGGTGTGGCAACGCGCCTGGGAACGCTTCACACCCTTCCTCGCCTTCCCGCCCGAGGTCCGCCGGGTCATCTACACCACCAACACCATCGAGTCGCTCAACTACCAGCTCCGCAAGATCATCAAGAACCGCGGCCACTTCCCCTCCGACGACGCCGTCATCAAGCTCCTCTGGCTCGCGATCACCGACATCGAGGACAAGCGCGCCCGCCAACGCGCCAAAGAAGCCGGCCTACCCGCCAACCGACGCAAAGCCGCCGGCCGACTCGTCGAGGGCGCCACCACCGAAGGCTGGAACGCCGCCCTGAACCAACTCGAACTGCTCTACCCCGACCGCCTCGCCGGCCACATCAACCAATAA
- a CDS encoding Flp family type IVb pilin has product MNRAAAFVMTMFTLVGDRFENRKDRGATAVEYGLMVALIAVAIIVVVTALGGQLSTLFTSVTEALKPKVTA; this is encoded by the coding sequence ATGAACCGTGCAGCCGCATTTGTCATGACCATGTTCACCCTCGTCGGCGACCGTTTCGAGAACCGCAAGGACCGTGGCGCCACCGCCGTGGAGTACGGCCTGATGGTCGCCCTCATCGCCGTCGCCATCATCGTCGTCGTCACTGCCCTCGGCGGTCAGCTCAGCACCCTCTTCACGAGCGTGACGGAGGCCCTCAAGCCAAAGGTCACTGCCTAG
- a CDS encoding AAA family ATPase has protein sequence MTRVVLATGSPDLLERMHYATGGAFLALRGEALPVDVEDFFTKLGGAPRPDVVMLDADGETEHALGLAADFRRRLPGASVVLVSPLGSDLGLQALRAGVVDILHAEADIEAIRLVLDRASDLAARPVESHGHAPTASVEPGQQGKVISVMSPKGGVGKTTIATNLAIGLAESGAQSTVLVDLDIQFGDVASALDLEPDYTLPDVVTGQGQGDTIALKSFLTQHSSGLFVICGADSPAAADGITTADVSALLRSLADEFRFVVVDTAPGLTEHNLAVMDETSDLVLVTSMDVPGIRGLRKEIDTLDRLSMVDAERHIVVNLAEKGVGLDIKDVAVTLGTDVHVEIPRSKAVSLSVNQGIPILVSSRRDAAARQIALLVERFVPQADAQAANRGRHRLIGGNR, from the coding sequence ATGACCCGCGTCGTCCTCGCCACAGGCTCGCCAGACCTCCTGGAACGCATGCACTACGCCACGGGAGGGGCATTCCTCGCGCTTCGCGGTGAAGCCCTGCCCGTCGACGTCGAGGATTTCTTCACCAAACTAGGTGGCGCGCCTCGGCCGGATGTCGTCATGCTGGACGCGGATGGCGAGACAGAACATGCCCTCGGCCTTGCCGCTGACTTCCGACGCAGGCTCCCTGGCGCGAGTGTGGTTCTGGTCAGTCCGCTGGGTTCCGACCTCGGCCTCCAAGCGTTGCGCGCCGGCGTTGTCGACATCCTGCACGCGGAGGCCGACATCGAGGCGATCCGGCTGGTTCTGGACCGTGCCTCCGACCTCGCCGCACGACCGGTCGAAAGCCACGGGCATGCCCCGACGGCCAGTGTTGAGCCCGGACAGCAGGGCAAGGTCATCAGTGTGATGTCGCCCAAGGGCGGCGTGGGGAAGACGACGATCGCTACCAACCTCGCGATCGGGCTCGCCGAATCCGGTGCCCAGTCCACCGTTCTGGTGGACCTCGACATTCAGTTCGGCGATGTCGCCAGCGCGCTCGATCTTGAGCCGGACTACACGCTCCCCGACGTCGTAACCGGTCAGGGCCAAGGCGACACCATTGCACTGAAGAGCTTTCTCACCCAGCACAGCTCCGGGCTGTTCGTGATCTGCGGCGCCGACTCGCCCGCGGCCGCAGACGGCATCACGACCGCGGATGTCTCCGCCCTGCTGCGGTCGCTCGCGGACGAGTTTCGGTTCGTCGTGGTGGACACCGCGCCGGGCCTCACGGAACATAACCTCGCCGTCATGGACGAGACCAGCGACCTCGTGCTCGTCACAAGCATGGATGTCCCTGGCATTCGCGGCCTTCGCAAGGAGATCGACACGCTTGACCGCCTCAGTATGGTCGACGCCGAGCGCCACATCGTCGTCAACCTCGCGGAGAAGGGCGTCGGACTCGACATCAAGGACGTGGCCGTCACCCTCGGGACCGACGTCCATGTGGAGATCCCACGGTCCAAGGCGGTCTCACTCTCCGTCAACCAGGGAATCCCGATACTCGTATCCAGCCGTCGGGACGCAGCCGCACGTCAGATTGCCCTCCTCGTTGAGAGGTTCGTGCCGCAGGCCGACGCCCAAGCAGCCAACCGAGGCCGACACAGGCTGATCGGAGGAAACCGATGA
- the cpaB gene encoding Flp pilus assembly protein CpaB, whose translation MSKPVQRRVIAAVSAALLALVGGLLIISYVRGADQRALAGQEAVDVLVVSEDIPKGALAEEIVASVSAVQLPAVSVPEDAVTSLEEVSGLVVTADLYPGEQLIAARFAQPASLATSEVDVPAGLQQLSIQLEPQRVIGGHLDAGDKVGIFVSMPGEAEVPAQTRLILSHVLVTRVQGGIATPTDADESAADPASTQGTPDQVVIVTLATTAPDAERIVFGQVSGSIWLSVQPDDATADGSRIVTRENIFE comes from the coding sequence TTGAGCAAACCAGTGCAGCGCCGTGTCATCGCCGCCGTTTCGGCAGCACTTCTCGCCCTCGTCGGTGGGCTCCTCATCATCAGCTACGTCCGTGGGGCAGACCAGCGCGCCCTTGCCGGCCAAGAAGCCGTGGACGTACTCGTTGTCTCCGAGGACATCCCCAAGGGAGCCTTGGCTGAGGAAATCGTCGCCTCGGTCAGCGCCGTTCAACTTCCTGCCGTGTCGGTACCTGAGGACGCCGTCACGTCGCTCGAGGAGGTCTCCGGTCTCGTGGTCACGGCCGATCTGTACCCCGGCGAGCAACTTATTGCGGCCCGTTTCGCACAACCAGCAAGCCTCGCGACCTCAGAGGTCGATGTCCCTGCGGGTCTTCAGCAGTTGTCAATCCAGCTGGAGCCGCAACGTGTCATCGGCGGGCATCTCGACGCCGGCGACAAGGTCGGAATCTTCGTGTCCATGCCGGGCGAGGCAGAGGTCCCCGCGCAGACCCGCCTCATCCTGAGTCACGTTCTCGTCACCCGTGTCCAGGGCGGCATCGCAACGCCCACGGACGCCGACGAGTCGGCCGCTGACCCGGCAAGCACGCAGGGCACGCCGGACCAGGTCGTGATCGTCACGCTTGCGACGACCGCACCTGACGCCGAACGCATCGTCTTCGGTCAGGTCAGCGGATCAATCTGGCTCTCCGTGCAGCCGGACGACGCGACGGCGGACGGCAGCCGGATCGTGACGCGGGAGAACATCTTCGAATGA
- a CDS encoding type II secretion system F family protein, protein MRQQDFAFLVLVGALALAAFGVLFLGPLGLLLSSLSPLLAKVRLDSLTARRRRKFADQLDDSLQLMASSLRAGHSLPQALNSVAREAEEPTSEAFSRIINETRVGRDMGDSLTDTARRMGSEDFEWVTQAIAINREVGGNLAEVLDGVGHTIRERNQIRRQVKALSAEGKLSAFILMGLPFVVAIFLVFTNPGYISGLTQSLLGYGMLAIGAVLLIVGGIWMRKTVQIKF, encoded by the coding sequence ATGCGTCAGCAGGATTTTGCCTTCCTCGTTTTGGTAGGCGCGCTTGCGCTCGCGGCCTTCGGCGTCCTGTTCCTGGGGCCTCTGGGACTCCTCCTCAGTAGCCTCTCGCCCCTCCTCGCCAAGGTAAGGCTCGACTCGTTGACGGCGCGCCGCCGGCGGAAGTTCGCCGACCAGTTGGATGACTCACTCCAGCTCATGGCCAGCAGCTTGCGTGCCGGTCACAGCCTTCCGCAGGCCCTGAATTCAGTAGCCCGTGAGGCGGAGGAACCCACATCCGAGGCTTTCTCGCGGATCATCAACGAAACGCGTGTCGGTCGCGACATGGGCGACTCCCTCACGGACACCGCACGCCGGATGGGATCGGAAGATTTCGAGTGGGTGACTCAAGCCATTGCGATCAATCGCGAGGTCGGTGGGAACCTCGCGGAGGTGCTCGACGGTGTCGGTCACACCATCCGGGAACGTAACCAGATCCGCCGCCAGGTCAAGGCGCTCAGCGCCGAGGGCAAACTCTCGGCGTTCATCTTGATGGGCCTTCCGTTCGTTGTGGCGATCTTCCTCGTCTTCACCAACCCTGGATACATCTCCGGGCTCACCCAAAGCCTTCTCGGCTACGGCATGCTTGCGATTGGCGCGGTCCTCCTGATCGTTGGCGGGATCTGGATGCGCAAGACCGTCCAGATCAAGTTCTGA
- a CDS encoding TetR/AcrR family transcriptional regulator, producing MDSPDMGLRELKKLMTRETIADAALKLALEHGMDNLTIDEIARMAFVSPRTFSNYFASKEEAVVAADAPRWAGFVDGAVQRPTDEPPLEVLRQAVVGSTKAWSLEQVRSFVRHLELDEQFVSLRPYRLAQYDALEADLRAVIADRTGADPDADAYPGLVSAAAVATIRSTIGLWMRSGSAARRLPAMLDEAFAQLASGLTGSNHHRRSRRRGA from the coding sequence ATGGACTCCCCTGACATGGGCTTGCGAGAGCTCAAGAAGCTGATGACGCGAGAGACGATCGCCGATGCCGCCCTCAAGCTGGCGCTGGAGCACGGCATGGACAACCTGACGATCGACGAGATCGCAAGGATGGCCTTCGTCTCGCCGCGGACGTTCTCGAACTACTTCGCCTCCAAGGAGGAGGCGGTGGTCGCCGCTGACGCCCCCCGCTGGGCGGGCTTCGTCGACGGCGCCGTGCAGCGGCCGACCGACGAGCCGCCACTGGAGGTCTTGCGCCAGGCGGTGGTCGGGTCGACCAAAGCGTGGAGTCTCGAACAGGTGCGCTCCTTCGTCCGCCATCTCGAGCTCGACGAGCAGTTCGTGAGCCTGCGCCCGTACCGCCTCGCGCAGTACGACGCGCTGGAAGCGGACCTTCGGGCCGTCATCGCCGATCGCACCGGGGCCGACCCGGACGCTGACGCCTACCCCGGCCTTGTCAGCGCCGCCGCGGTAGCGACCATCCGAAGCACCATCGGCCTGTGGATGCGCTCCGGGTCCGCCGCCCGGCGACTGCCCGCCATGCTCGACGAGGCGTTCGCCCAGCTCGCCTCGGGACTGACCGGATCGAACCACCATCGCAGATCCCGTCGCCGCGGCGCGTGA
- a CDS encoding prepilin peptidase, whose amino-acid sequence MPALAAVCGAGAALAGRTWAETLAFAILGLAAAFLVVIDFAEYRLPDAIVLPTYPLFFGALTLAAALENDWSRLGRAAAAGGLLLVSYFILAWINPAGLGLGDVKLAGLLGGFLGWFGWPQVLMGTLAAFALVAVVSLILLALRRVGRKSEIPFGPWMIAGAAVGAAWQPLVLG is encoded by the coding sequence GTGCCCGCTCTGGCAGCAGTCTGCGGCGCAGGCGCGGCGCTGGCAGGTAGGACCTGGGCCGAGACACTGGCATTCGCGATACTCGGGCTCGCCGCAGCCTTCCTCGTCGTCATTGACTTTGCCGAGTACCGGCTGCCCGACGCCATTGTCCTGCCGACCTATCCGCTGTTCTTCGGTGCCCTCACCCTGGCGGCCGCGCTCGAGAACGACTGGTCTCGGCTCGGCCGTGCGGCCGCCGCGGGCGGCCTCCTGCTCGTCTCGTACTTCATCCTCGCGTGGATCAACCCGGCGGGCCTGGGTCTCGGTGACGTCAAGCTCGCCGGTCTGCTCGGCGGCTTCCTCGGGTGGTTCGGCTGGCCGCAGGTGCTCATGGGGACCCTTGCCGCCTTCGCGCTTGTCGCCGTGGTCTCTCTCATTCTCCTGGCGCTGCGCCGGGTGGGGCGCAAGAGCGAGATCCCATTCGGCCCGTGGATGATCGCGGGCGCGGCCGTCGGGGCTGCGTGGCAGCCGCTCGTGCTCGGCTGA
- a CDS encoding type II secretion system F family protein produces the protein MPTVLVLGVLAVSAALGTVTFLAVAGADRSRQQAVANLQRGIHLGSSAVASGPSRSDGVLAVLVARLTSPVTRRRIDKLLARAGRPAAWPPERIAAAKVLLGAAAAALSFLYIQSTFSALSLLLGAGVTVVAYFLPELLLHSRGQERSQQIQLELADTLDQMTIAVEAGLGFDAAMARAAKNGKGPLAEELTRTLQDIQIGQGRRQAFESLIARTDVTDLRRFVRAVIQADQYGIAIADVLRTQAAEMRIKRRQRAEEKAMQVPVKVIFPLLLCIMPVLFIVVLGPAAIDIVATFSEL, from the coding sequence ATGCCCACTGTGCTCGTTCTGGGTGTGTTGGCGGTGAGCGCGGCCCTTGGCACTGTCACGTTTCTCGCCGTGGCCGGAGCTGACCGTTCGAGACAACAAGCCGTCGCGAACTTGCAGCGTGGGATACACCTGGGATCTTCGGCGGTGGCCTCCGGACCGTCACGCAGTGACGGTGTTCTCGCGGTCTTGGTCGCACGCTTGACTTCCCCGGTGACGAGGAGGCGGATCGACAAGCTGCTGGCCCGCGCCGGTCGTCCGGCGGCCTGGCCACCCGAGCGGATCGCAGCGGCGAAGGTCCTCCTCGGGGCAGCTGCGGCTGCTCTCTCGTTTCTCTACATCCAATCCACGTTCTCTGCACTCAGCCTGCTGCTGGGCGCAGGCGTCACAGTTGTCGCGTACTTCCTACCGGAACTCCTTCTCCACAGCCGTGGGCAGGAGCGCAGTCAACAGATTCAGCTCGAGCTCGCCGACACCCTCGATCAGATGACGATCGCTGTCGAGGCAGGCCTCGGCTTCGACGCCGCCATGGCACGTGCCGCCAAGAACGGAAAGGGACCGCTTGCCGAGGAACTCACCAGGACTCTCCAGGACATCCAGATCGGTCAGGGCCGCCGGCAAGCGTTCGAGTCTCTGATCGCTCGCACCGATGTCACGGACCTCCGCCGATTCGTGCGAGCCGTCATCCAGGCCGACCAGTACGGCATCGCCATTGCCGACGTCCTCCGAACGCAAGCGGCCGAGATGCGGATCAAGCGTCGCCAGCGGGCGGAGGAGAAGGCGATGCAGGTTCCGGTCAAGGTGATCTTCCCCCTGTTGCTCTGCATCATGCCTGTGCTCTTCATCGTCGTGCTTGGACCCGCTGCGATCGACATCGTCGCCACGTTCTCCGAACTGTGA
- a CDS encoding CpaF family protein gives MNLAERLSVAARANGARAGEVDDQHRPPPAAPQGAPEALRPENPPLAAAPSGGVGLHPGVASAVAPVTTSGPNPASTATSLSGRQAATQSPTSTATSATSWVAADPMSKLKAKAAASLFERMGSRLSDPTLSEEKLHELVHAELLAVVEEEKIPLTSEERLRFIRQVQDDALGYGPLQRFLDDPTVTEVMVNGPDNIYIEQNGKLGRAPASFSSETHLRRVIERIVSRVGRRIDESSPMVDARLADGSRVNAIISPLAFSGSTLTIRKFSKDPYKVHDLIRFGTLSPEMAELLHACVAARLNIIISGGTGTGKTTLLNVLSSFIPEDERIITIEDAVELQLQQDHLVQLESRPPNIEGKGAISIRDLVRNSLRMRPDRIVVGEVRGGETLDMLQAMNTGHDGSLSTVHANTPRDAVSRLETMVLMAGMDLPLRAIREQIASAVNVIVQLSRLRDGTRRVTAVTEVHGMEGQTVTMQDVFVFDHAAGIDANGRYLGRTIPTGVRPRFAERFSDMGINVSPRVFGGPEIGTYR, from the coding sequence ATGAACCTCGCCGAGAGGCTCTCAGTGGCCGCCCGCGCCAATGGTGCGCGCGCCGGGGAGGTTGACGATCAGCACCGGCCCCCTCCGGCCGCACCACAAGGGGCGCCCGAAGCCCTGCGGCCGGAAAATCCGCCGCTTGCTGCCGCACCGTCGGGTGGTGTCGGTCTCCACCCTGGTGTCGCAAGTGCCGTCGCTCCCGTCACCACTTCGGGCCCGAACCCAGCGAGTACGGCGACATCGCTCTCCGGGAGGCAAGCTGCCACGCAGTCACCGACCTCGACGGCGACATCGGCGACCTCCTGGGTGGCTGCCGACCCGATGTCCAAGCTCAAGGCGAAGGCAGCTGCTTCACTCTTCGAGCGGATGGGGTCACGGCTGAGCGACCCGACGCTCAGCGAGGAAAAACTGCATGAGTTGGTACATGCCGAGCTCCTCGCGGTGGTCGAGGAGGAGAAGATTCCTCTCACGAGCGAAGAGCGCCTGCGATTCATCCGTCAGGTCCAAGATGACGCGCTGGGCTACGGCCCCCTCCAGCGATTCCTTGACGACCCGACCGTCACCGAGGTCATGGTCAACGGCCCTGACAACATCTATATCGAGCAGAATGGCAAGCTCGGACGCGCGCCCGCGAGCTTCAGCTCCGAAACGCACCTTCGACGCGTGATCGAACGCATCGTCTCGCGGGTCGGTCGCCGCATCGACGAGTCCTCGCCCATGGTGGACGCACGCCTCGCCGATGGCTCCCGAGTGAACGCGATCATCTCGCCGCTGGCATTCTCCGGCTCTACCTTGACCATCCGGAAATTCTCCAAAGACCCCTACAAGGTCCACGATCTGATCCGGTTCGGAACGCTCTCCCCGGAGATGGCCGAACTGCTGCACGCCTGTGTGGCCGCGAGGCTCAACATCATCATCTCCGGCGGTACCGGTACGGGCAAGACGACGCTCCTCAACGTCCTCTCGTCGTTCATCCCCGAGGACGAGCGCATCATCACCATCGAGGACGCTGTCGAGCTCCAGCTCCAGCAGGACCATCTGGTCCAGCTCGAGAGCCGCCCGCCCAACATCGAGGGCAAGGGGGCGATCTCGATTCGCGATCTCGTGCGCAACTCGCTCCGCATGCGTCCCGATCGCATCGTCGTCGGCGAGGTCCGCGGCGGTGAGACTCTCGACATGCTGCAGGCCATGAACACCGGCCACGACGGCTCACTCTCGACCGTTCACGCCAATACCCCCCGCGATGCGGTGTCACGTCTCGAGACGATGGTGCTCATGGCAGGGATGGACCTGCCACTACGCGCGATTCGCGAGCAGATCGCATCGGCGGTGAACGTCATCGTCCAGCTCAGCCGACTACGGGACGGCACCCGGCGGGTCACCGCGGTCACCGAGGTGCACGGCATGGAGGGCCAGACGGTGACGATGCAGGACGTGTTCGTCTTCGATCATGCCGCCGGGATCGACGCCAACGGCCGCTACCTCGGTCGCACGATCCCCACTGGTGTGCGTCCCCGCTTCGCCGAGAGGTTCTCGGACATGGGCATCAACGTCTCCCCGAGAGTCTTCGGTGGTCCCGAGATCGGCACGTACAGGTGA